The DNA window TCCCCATCGGCCAGCGCTGTCTCGCGAACGCGTCAGTGACCGACCTGGTTGACTCACGTCCAGTCGATGTGGGGTCGCACCGATATCGCTCCCCCAGCGTCGCCGACCCGCCGTGGGGGTCCTCCAGGCGGACGTTCCCACCGAGCCCGCCTGGTCCCCACTCCCCTCCCATCGGGGCCAGGCGACCTCGGTGGGAACGGGAGGACTCGCCCGATCGCTCCATGCGGGCGGCCACCGGGCCGTTCCGCTCCTTGTCCTTCGCTCTCTGTGCGCGCCCACGGCGGGTCGGCGACGTCCCCTGCCACTGCTGCGGCACCGGTGCCGAGACAGGCGCGTGTCTCCAGTCCGCTGGAGCATGGACCATGCCTGGTCTTCTCAAGGTTCTCGGCAACCCTCGGCGAAGCTATGGCCTGATCATGGTCTCGTCTAAGCGCAGTCGCGGCCTGATAGTGGGCTGCTGTCATACCGGATCGAGACCATGGACTGACTCGGGGCTTGTTCGCGGACAGAAAAGGGCATCGTTCGGGGCCTGCGTAAGACCAGAGAGCGCCCATTTTCAGTGTCCACAGGGGACTCCCCGGTGCCGGCGGTGGCAGTGATGGGACCGGTGTTGGTCCCGCCCGATACGGCTAGGATGTGGACCTTCTTCGCCCGTGGCCTCATCGTGGGCCCCCTCGGCCATTGCATAGACCCGAGTTGGACCATACGATATGAGTCGATAAGTCAGTCGATAACCGAGTCGATAAGAGGCCGCCGGGAGCACTGGCCAGGCGAGAGGGGTGTGTTCGTGATGACCGAGGGCTTCGCTGCCCCTGAAACCGATCGAGGAGGTGTGTGCGATGCCTGAACCGCGGCGCCTGCGTTGGAGTGTCCCTGTTGAGGATGTCTCGACCAACCAGTGGCTGGACGTTCAGCACAGCATCTCGCGCTCACTGCAGCTGCTCGTCCGCGAGTCCATCGAGCGCGACGGGATCATCGATGTCGTCAACCGGCCCGTCCAACAACGTCCCCGGCGTGGCGGTCCTCCGCCCGGCGCCGCTGACCGCGACGGCGCACTGTCGTCTGTGGAGCCCACTGACTATTCGACTGGCGCCACCGGGGGCGATCAGTTCCTCGAGGCTCAGCCTTCGGGCACCGCCCACGACGCGGCGATCACGCGCGGCGCCCGCGCCGGGGTACCGGCATCCGCCGACCAGGACAGGGACCCCGGGACGTCCACCGGACAGCCATCAGCGACCCGGCCGGCCGGTCCTGATGTCAGGACAAGCATCGCCGCGATGCTGGACATGAGGTGACGTCCTGTTTCCAGGCATCAACGACCACCCACGCGACAACGAGATCGAGGGATCAACACCAGCCATGAGCACCAGGACCATGCATCTCACCGGCGGCATCGACGTCGGCAACGGTTACGTGAAAGGCGTCATCCGCAACGCCGAGATCGAGCTATTCGACAAGATCGACTTGCCCAGCGCGGTGGCTTCGACCTCGCGCACCAGCCCGAAAGTCCCCATCCCCGACGCCGACGCCGCCGCTGTCCTCAGCGTGACCGACACCGACGGCGACTTCTACAACAACCTCCACTGCACGCTCACCACTCCCCTGGTCGCCGCAAGCGACCGCCGTATCTTCGGCCGTGCGGCGCTCCACGTCCGTGCCTCGAAATTCACCGAATTCGAGGTTCTCGGCCAGCACTCGAAAGTCGACCAGGAACTGACCAAAGTGCTCATCCTGGGCATCTTCGCCGCGAAGGCCCTGCGCGACCACGTCACCACGCACGGCACGCTGCCCACCGAAGAACTGCGCGTCAGGGTACGCGCGGGACTGGCGCTGCCGATCCGGGAATTCGTGGCGCGGCGGCACGCCTACGCCGCGGAGTTCACCGGTACCCCTGGGTCGGCGGACCCGGTGGTGCATCTGGTGACCATCAAGAACTTCTCGACGCCGGTGTCGGTGCGCCTGGAGTTCGTCGATGTCCGGGTCATCGCCGAGGGCGCCTCCGCGCAGTTCGCGATCAGCGACAAGGGCGAGCCACTGGCGGAGCTCCTGCTGGCTGATCTGCGGCAGCGTGAGCCGGGCGCCCTCGAGAACATCACCGCCGCGGACCTGGTGGCCGCACGGAACACCATCGGCGTCGACGTCGGCGAGGGCACGGTGAACTTCCCGGTCTTCACCGACACCCAGTTCAATTCCGAGGCCGCGGCGACCCTCGACGAGGGATACGGCACGGTGCTGCTGAACGCCATGGAGCGCATGAACGACGCCGACAAGAACCTGAGGTTCGCCAGCCGTAAGCAGCTCGCCGACTTCCTCCAGCACGAACCGTCACCGATGCAGCAGAACCGTCACAAGAACGCCGGCGGCTACGTTTTCGACGAGGCACGATACCTGGTCGCCTCGATCGTCTCGGCTTTCGGCGACGTTCTCTCGCAGGCGGGCGCGACGACCGAGGCGGTGTACGTCTACGGCGGCGGCTCCGGCCCGATCAAGGAGCTTTTGTACCCGGCCCTGCTCACCGCCGCGGGAGACATCCCGGTGCTCTACCTGGACGCGAGCTACTCGCGGCATCTCAACAGGGAGGGGCTCTACCTGGCCGCGCGGACCGCCGAGGTCGCCGCCGGTGACGCGGTGGAGACCGAACCGGGCGAACAGCCGTCGAAGACCGGCAAGACCCAGCGGGTGGCGGTGTGAACGCCTGATGATCACTGTTCTGCTCTACATCGTCGGCGCCACGGTGTTCCTCGCCGCGCTTCACGCGTCGATCGCACTCCACGAGCTCGGGCATCTGTATTTCGCGAAGAAGTTCGGGTGCCGGGTCAGCCAGTACATGGTCGGCTTCGGCCCCACCGTCTGTTCGTGGAAGCGGGGTGAGACCGAGTACGCAATCAGGCTGATCCCCCTGGGCGGCTACGTCAGGATCATCGGCATGCTGCCACCGCTGACGGACCGCGAGAAGTGCGTCGCGCGGGGCGAAACCCTGTCAGAGCGGGAAGACGCACCGGGCATCACACCCGGTGGCCTGGACGACGACCTCGGGGAATCCGGTTCCGACAGCGAGTCGCGCGTCCACACACTCCGCAGGCCGAGATTGGGCTTGTTCGCGCACATGATCTCGTTGACCCGCTCCGCCGAGTTCGACCTCATCAAACCTGGTGACTCCGATCGCTTGTTCTACAAGCTTCCGGCGAGGAAGAAGATCTTGGTGATGCTCGCCGGTCCGGCCGTCAATATCGTCGTGGCGTTCCTGTGCTGTCTCTGGGTGTACGGCATCTACGGGGTGCACTCGGCCGAGCCGACGGGGACCACGGTGATCAGCCGGGTGTTCGAGTGCGCCACTCCCGGTCTTGTACGCGGGGCTGCCTGCGAGCCGGGCGCGACCCCGTCTCCCGCCAAAGCCATGGGGCTGCGACCGGGCGACGAGATCGTGAGCGTCAACGGTCAGGTCGTGTCCTCGTGGGCGCAGCTGTCCGACCGGCTTCAGGACAACCACGATGGCGATCTGCGGCTCCAGGTCCGCCGCGGCGGTCGGCTGGTCCCTCTTCGGCAGGTCGACGCCGCCGTGCTCGATCGCGACCACACCATTTCCGGCCGGGACCAGCTCGCCGGTTGCCTGGGCGCCGAACCCGAACAGCGTGAGATGGTGACCCGGCTAGGCCCGATCTCCACTGTGCTGCGCATGGGCGAGTTCACCGCGGACACCGTCGCGGGCGTGGCCCATCTCCCGAGCCGCGTGTGGAACGTCGCTCAGGCGATCGTCGGCCACGCCGAGCGCGGTCAGGACAGTCCACTGTCGATCGTCGGTGCGTCCCGGCTCGCGGCCGAGATCCTCTCCTCCGACGTGCCCGACCTCGATGCCGGCACCAAAGTGGCGTTTCTGGTCATGGTGGTCGGCGTGGTCAACCTCGCTGTCGGTGTACTCAACCTGATCCCACTCATGCCACTGGACGGCGGCCACATCACCGCCGCCGCCTGGGAGGGCATCCGCAGACGGCTGGCCAGGCTCCGGCGGCGACCCGATCCGGGGTACGTCAATGTCACCGCGCAACTCCCTGCGGCGTACTGCGTAGTACTTGTCTTGGTGGTGATGAGTGTCGTGCTCATCATCGGCGACCTCGTGGTGCCTGTCCGCTCAGGACTGTGAGGGTTACGGCAGTGGTAGGGCGAGGAGAGATCCATCAGCGTGACAGGCGACGACGAGGCTGAGAGGCGAGAACCAGAACCGCGCGGGCTACGACGCGCATGGGTCGGCACGTAGCGTTCCCGGTCTCTCGGCAATCGCGTTCCGCTCGGCAGGGTCGGCTCCTGTGATGTCACGGTCGGGCCGCCGACATCGGAGGGGTGGCGAGCGGCGGGCTCCGAAAAAAGAGACCTCCCCGGCGTCAGCGTCGCGCTGGTGCCCGGGAGGTATCGATGATCGCGGTCGTCACGCATCAGACCTCGATGCCCGCCGGTCGGCTCGCGCTCACGTCTCCGGGCGGCCGCCTCGTGCATCTGTGGCCGGTCTCTTCGACGTGAACAGGTTTCGCGCACGCCACGACAGCATACGGCGAAGTCGTGACCTCGGCGAGGGCCGTTGTTCCCAGGGGAATTCTCCGGCGCCGGTGATGTCCCGGGCGGCGGTGATGTAGGCGAATACCGTCTGTGGCAGGGCTTCGGCCGCGGCTGACAGCTGCCGGAGTTCGGTGTGACTGGGCAGCCTCGCGAGGATGCCCTCGGTGCGTGCCGCCAGGTTGTTGTGTCGCAGTTTCGCTTCCCAGGCACGGGTCAGCTCGAGACAGCCGCGTACGTGCCGCAGGGCGTCCTTCAGGGCATCGTCGATCGCATGAACGACCTCGCGTGCCGACGTGGCTAGCTCACCCACTGCGGGATCAGGATCGGACGCGAGTTCGTTGGTCAGATCCCGCGCCGCGCGAGTTCGGTCCAGGTAGCACAAGGTCTTCCAGACCACGCGATGCGCCTCACGCGGGATGGCGGGGTCTATCCAGGTGCGAGCCGGGCTGCGGTGCAGTTCATCCACACCGGCGATCAGTGTTCGCGCCGCCTCGCCGGCTGTGCCGAGGTCGGTAAAATCGCGGCCCCGGAAAAAGAACTGGCCCCGCACTCGATCCAGTCTGCATGGCCTCCCCCGTGCGTGGTCATGCTCGGTGATCATGGTGGCCGCGTCGTACCAGCCGACCACGACGCTCGCGCATACGGCGACGATTCCGGCGCTCAGCAGGAACACTGTGGTAAGAACGCTCTCGGACAGCGCCGCGACAGTCACCTGAGCCACCCCGATCAGTCCGGCGAGGACAGTGATCGGATGTAGTGCCGCACGGACGCGCTCGCCGCGCCACCGCGACCGCGAAACAGCGGGGTTCAGCAGCAACGCGTCCGGTCCGTCGGGGAAGGTCGCCGGCCGCACCGGCGTCGATGTGCCGGCCAGGTCGTGGTGTGTCATCGCGGTGTCCACTCAACCATGCACGGGAATCGTCGTTGCGCTTCAGGGGTTTCGGAGTGCCCGTGCGGATCCGCGCCCGACCAGGGGGTCGCCTCCAGGACCGAAGTCTCCGCTCCCGGTCCTGGAGGCGACCCCTCGTGAACGAGTGGTCAGGGACGCGCTGCGCCACGCTGGTTCGCACGGATCGCCATCAGCAGCTCGCCGAGCATGTTCGTCCCAGGGACCGGCAGGTGCCGCGGACACAAGCACACCCCCCAGAACTGATCATGCCACTGGTTTGTCTCCAGGAGTGCGAGATCGTCGGTGGCATCAAGCCGGGACGCGAGTGCGGGCACGGCGAACTTCGCCCTCAGCACGCGCTGCATGGCCCACACCCGTACACCGGCGTTCCATTCCGGGCGGAGGGTCACCCGGCGGCCCAGGCGCTTGCTCTTGCCCGGTGTCGGCGCGTCGAGCACGCTCTGCCGCTCGACCGGATCGAGCGTCTTCAAGGCGTTGAAGGCGTGTTCACCGGACGGGACTTCCACACCCAGCTCCGGCACGAAGAACGGCACGGTGTCGAAGTTGGACAGGAACGCGAGGTCGCCCTGGAACATGGGCTGTTGCTCGGACACGAGTCACTTTCCCCTTACGTGGTGGTCACGGATCTACTTCTCATCACCGAGTCCGGATCAGCTGCGCTGATCTTCCGCTCGTGCTGGCGGCACGACTGTTGGCGTGTCGGAATTGCGGCATTGGACGATGCCCAGCATCGCTGGAACAGTCGTGTGGCGCATCCACACCCGAGCACCTCGAGATCGATGTCACCCGAGCCGGTGATGCACCCGCACCGTGCCGTCATCGGTGATCTGGTAACCGTGTGACCGACAGGCGGGGCACGTGTCGAGCCACCGTGTGCCGTCGTGGCCCAGCTGCTCGGCGGCGAGGGTATTCATGCTGCAGAGAACACCTCCATGGCGGTCACGCTGCACGTAGGTCTTCTCCACCCGAACCGGGTACATGTCGCTGCCTTCGCATTCGAGAAAGCGTGTCATCGCCAGTCCTCTCGTTCGTCGGTGACGGTCGACTCGAGGTGTCAGGTTGCCTGGATCCTCATTGCTGATGTCCCATACCTATCCGAATGTGTTGTCGGCCAACGTCGTCCGCGATCGCCGCGGTCCACCGCGGCGATCGCGCTGTCAGAGATCTTCATCGTCGGTGACGTCGTCGTCACTGTCGTCGTCATACCCTGTCGCCGCGTCGATGCTGTCGCCGAGTGTTCGGAGATGTCGTTCGCCCACCTTCATCAGATACGCGCCCTTGTTCCACAGCATCTTTGCCCGCTCGATCGACAGGACGCCGGTGTCGAGTTCTGGGACCAGCTGGACAAGTTGCTCGAGAGCCTGCTTGTAGTCGTCGCTGTCACCGGGGCGCACAATCACGTAGCCGTGTGCGTGTTCTTTGAGGAAGTTGTCGAAATAGACGTCAGGAAATATCTTGAAATTTACGCTGCCGATCGGGCGCTCGTGTTTGACACACCATGCCTGGTGGGGACCAGGAGAGATCTCAGAGACAATGATGTGCTCAGGCAAAACCCACCCGAAAAGTGATTTGCAGCCCTTGTCGTCAACGGGCGGTGTGACCTGCGGCGTCGCGTCTGACTCGTCGCCGCGGCGCATGCCCGACGGATGCTGGCCGGAACGGCTGGCGACTGGCTGGCCAGGAGTGTTCGGCGTGTGGGCCGACCGTGTTGTGGTGATGGGCTTCGCCGGGTCGAGATACACGTGACGGCCGTTGTCGTCGCGGATCATCGGCCCCGCGCCGCCGAGGCCGACGTGATCGTCGTACAACACGGTGAACTCACCTTCCGCGGCGGTATCGTCGGGCAGCTCGGCGAATTTCCCTGTGCCACGGAGCCTGACTCCGGTCGTGATGCCGTGCGCGCGCTCGGAGACAGTGTCCGCCTTGACGGTTTCGCGTTGTGTCGCATCCGAGAGGGAGTCGATCGCGTCCAGAGTCGCGCTGTACGCCTCGTCGGCGTCCTGGCGGGTGTTGTTGAGTCCGCTCCAGTAGCACGCGAGGTTCTCTTTGTGGCGCAGGTCCGCGACGGCGACCTTGGCGGCGATGCGAAGTTCATCGATACTCTCGTCCGGGTTGTCGGACTGGTGTTGGTGCTCTGTCATCAGTACCTCTTCATGTCATGTCGCAGACAGCCTTCTCGGCTTCGGCGCGGACGTCGCGCGTCGGGTTCTCTCCCGTTTAGGCTGGCGAACAGTTCGTCGACACTGGCCTGGTCGAGCTTCGGAGTGGCGCTCTTCTCGATCGTCCACACCGCGACCGGTCGGCCTCGCACCTGTCGGGCCATCTCTCGTGCCTGGGCGAGCGCGGCTTCGCGAACGGCGTCCAGCGGTGCTTCAGGAAGGAGCCGGCACGGCCCTTCCTCGCAGATGACTGAGG is part of the Amycolatopsis sp. CA-230715 genome and encodes:
- a CDS encoding M50 family metallopeptidase, whose product is MFLAALHASIALHELGHLYFAKKFGCRVSQYMVGFGPTVCSWKRGETEYAIRLIPLGGYVRIIGMLPPLTDREKCVARGETLSEREDAPGITPGGLDDDLGESGSDSESRVHTLRRPRLGLFAHMISLTRSAEFDLIKPGDSDRLFYKLPARKKILVMLAGPAVNIVVAFLCCLWVYGIYGVHSAEPTGTTVISRVFECATPGLVRGAACEPGATPSPAKAMGLRPGDEIVSVNGQVVSSWAQLSDRLQDNHDGDLRLQVRRGGRLVPLRQVDAAVLDRDHTISGRDQLAGCLGAEPEQREMVTRLGPISTVLRMGEFTADTVAGVAHLPSRVWNVAQAIVGHAERGQDSPLSIVGASRLAAEILSSDVPDLDAGTKVAFLVMVVGVVNLAVGVLNLIPLMPLDGGHITAAAWEGIRRRLARLRRRPDPGYVNVTAQLPAAYCVVLVLVVMSVVLIIGDLVVPVRSGL
- a CDS encoding NADAR family protein, with protein sequence MSEQQPMFQGDLAFLSNFDTVPFFVPELGVEVPSGEHAFNALKTLDPVERQSVLDAPTPGKSKRLGRRVTLRPEWNAGVRVWAMQRVLRAKFAVPALASRLDATDDLALLETNQWHDQFWGVCLCPRHLPVPGTNMLGELLMAIRANQRGAARP